From the Solanum pennellii chromosome 4, SPENNV200 genome, one window contains:
- the LOC107017196 gene encoding auxin-responsive protein SAUR68-like, with translation MAMLSAKKLIKMVRKWQKLAAMQRKRISFPRNDGDVDSFSTSSSSIVEKGHFVVYTADQARFVVPLAYLENEVIRQLLSMSEEEFGLPSGGPITLPCDSAFMSYIISLVKKGVAAGDLHKAVLLSIPSSCCSISSMHQESGSRQRLVY, from the coding sequence ATGGCAATGCTCAGCgctaagaaactcatcaagaTGGTTAGGAAATGGCAGAAGTTAGCGGCTATGCAGAGGAAGAGGATTTCATTTCCGAGAAATGATGGTGATGTAGACAGTTTCAGTACATCTTCATCCTCTATAGTTGAGAAAGGTCATTTTGTAGTCTATACAGCTGATCAAGCCCGCTTCGTCGTTCCATTGGCTTACCTCGAAAATGAAGTCATCAGGCAACTTTTAAGCATGTCTGAAGAAGAGTTTGGGTTGCCAAGTGGTGGCCCTATTACATTACCCTGTGATTCAGCCTTCATGAGCTACATCATTTCACTTGTCAAGAAAGGCGTAGCTGCTGGAGATCTTCACAAAGCAGTGCTCCTCTCGATTCCTTCATCCTGCTGTTCCATTTCTTCTATGCACCAAGAGAGTGGAAGCCGACAGCGTCTTGTTTATTGA